In Silene latifolia isolate original U9 population chromosome X, ASM4854445v1, whole genome shotgun sequence, the following proteins share a genomic window:
- the LOC141621417 gene encoding uncharacterized protein LOC141621417 — protein MPPRREPENNVDMAALMAQMVAQNGAILQAVQQMTAVSRSISERVESMNERTENEQDAAPTITAMSEAVQKKRPPSFTGKGDPNELDNWVREMEKIFMAIGCPVEFQARIAVYYLKEEADVWWETIKEDFMKPVRRRNAEGVSILYEKD, from the coding sequence ATGCCTCCTCGAAGAGAACCTGAGAACAATGTTGATATGGCTGCTTTAATGGCACAAATGGTTGCCCAGAATGGTGCTATTCTCCAAGCTGTGCAACAAATGACAGCAGTTAGTAGGAGTATAAGTGAAAGGGTAGAAAGTATGAATGAAAGAACTGAGAATGAACAGGATGCTGCACCTACTATTACCGCTATGTCTGAAGCGGTGCAAAAGAAAAGACCACCGTCTTTTACTGGAAAGGGGGACCCAAATGAGCTAGATAATTGggttagagagatggagaaaatTTTCATGGCTATAGGGTGTCCCGTGGAATTTCAGGCTAGAATAGCCGTATATTACCTTAAGGAAGAGGCTGATGTTTGGTGGGAAACAATTAAAGAGGACTTTATGAAACCCGTTAGAAGGAGAAATGCTGAGGGAGTGTCCATACTTTATGAAAAGGATTGA